A single region of the Fusarium fujikuroi IMI 58289 draft genome, chromosome FFUJ_chr05 genome encodes:
- a CDS encoding related to DOT5-involved in derepression of telomeric silencing — MPMELRKRKASTAPPPPPVKRKSTTKVPKAAAKVKEAAAKVTEKKEEPEEAKEEKTEEEPKAEEPKAEESKKTGGKPKVGDIVDLDGFGGEIETNDGEKTTLKKLVDESKSGVVLFTYPKASTPGCTKQVCFFRDSYEPLTKDGLAIYGLSADSPKANTTFKEKQKLPYTLLCDPKATLIEAIGLKKAPKGTTRGVFVISKEGKILVAEAGSPEGTLDRVQALVEELASK, encoded by the exons ATGCCTATGGAACTTCGCAAGCGCAAGGCATCTActgcccctccccctcctcctgtGAAGAGAAAGTCGACTACGAAGGTCCCCAAAGCCGCTGCTAAGGTGAAGGAGGCCGCAGCCAAGGTcacggagaagaaggaggagccTGAGGAGGCtaaggaggagaagactgaagaagagcccaaggctgaggaaccTAAAGCGGAGGAGTCCAAGAAGACCGGTGGCAAGCCCAAGGTTGGCGATATCGTGGACCTTGATGGCTTTGGAGGCGAGATAGAGACCAACGATGGCGAAAAGACCACAttgaagaagcttgttgatgagagcAAGTCTGGTGTCGTCCTCTTCACCTACCCCAAGGCATCTACTCCTGGCT GCACCAAGCAAGTCTGCTTCTTCCGCGACTCTTATGAGCCTCTCACCAAGGACGGCCTTGCCATCTATGGTCTCAGCGCCGACTCCCCCAAAGCCAACACAACcttcaaggagaagcaaaagctcCCTTACACACTGCTGTGCGACCCCAAGGCAACGCTCATCGAGGCTATCGGTCTCAAGAAGGCTCCCAAGGGAACGACGCGCGGTGTTTTTGTCATTAGcaaggagggcaagattCTGGTCGCTGAGGCTGGAAGCCCCGAGGGCACTCTTGATCGTGTCCAGGCACTGGTTGAAGAGCTGGCAAGCAAATAA
- a CDS encoding related to N-terminal acetyltransferase complex subunit ARD1 has product MDIRLLTNADLPLIQHANLENLPENYFLKYYLYHALSWPQLSYVAVDVSRPKKDPYEYPKIVGYVLAKMEEEPSDGIPHGHITSLSVMRTHRRLGIAEKLMRQSQLAMVETFQAKYVSLHVRVSNAAARHLYENTLGFTNEKTESKYYADGEDAFCMRLDLGCIKKQVDDALAEEEEEAEDEGEAVGEVGRDPEAGKDKDKKKKMKVAVGRSLGVGSLVEKDDSKH; this is encoded by the exons ATGGATATCCGCCTCCTCACAAACGCAGACTTGCCCCTCATTCAGCACGCAAACCTCGAGAACCTCCCCGAGAACTACTTCCTCAAGTACTACCTCTACCATGCCCTCTCATGGCCCCAACTGAGCTACGTCGCCGTTGATGTCTCGCGACCCAAGAAGGATCCCTACGAGTATCCCAAGATTGTCGGATATGTCCTCGCtaagatggaggaggagcctTCAGACGGCATTCCACATGGTCACATCACGAGTCTGAGCGTCATGAGAACACACCGAAGATTGGGTATTGCTGAGAAGTTGATGCGCCAAAGTC AACTGGCCATGGTCGAGACATTCCAGGCAAAATACGTCTCCCTCCACGTCCGTGTCTCCAACGCCGCAGCCCGCCATCTCTACGAAAACACCCTCGGCTTCACCAACGAGAAGACCGAGTCCAAATACTACGCCGACGGCGAGGACGCCTTCTGCATGCGGCTAGATCTTGGATGCATCAAGAAACAAGTCGACGATGCCCttgcagaggaagaggaagaagccgaggacGAGGGTGAAGCCGTGGGTGAGGTTGGCCGTGATCCTGAAGccggcaaggacaaggacaagaagaagaagatgaaggttgCTGTGGGGAGGAGCTTGGGTGTTGGCTCGTTGGTGGAAAAGGATGACTCGAAGCATtaa
- a CDS encoding probable NADH dehydrogenase (ubiquinone) 29/21K chain precursor: MSSQAAKAASNVVSIAKKQTLQSTGIWEAFRRFLAIDPERSNGVPLNPHFRNPTPGANPPLEYDDPVTLPAGDIADNPYWKRDNRRNYPQLSVVNQSQFAQLLTVGSAAAPKVELIGEAGEKQLVAVKQESETGLAKALEKATDATKDVFVNGMPPLPSGQTLATGKWDVHKYEVTETSYGEGYPCRSFK; this comes from the exons ATGTCGTCCCAAGCGGCCAAAGCCGCCAGCAACGTGGTCAGCATCGCCAAG AAGCAAACTCTCCAGTCGACGGGCATCTGGGAGGCCTTCCGtcgcttcttggccatcgaCCCCGAGCGATCCAACGGTGTCCCTCTGAACCCTCACTTCCGAAACCCTACGCCCGGCGCCAACCCTCCTCTTGAGTACGACGACCCTGTTACGCTGCCCGCTGGCGACATTGCCGACAACCCCTACTGGAAGCGCGACAACCGCCGAAACTACCCCCAGCTCAGCGTCGTCAACCAATCCCAGTTCGCCCAGCTCCTCACTGTCGGCAGCGCCGCGGCTCCCAAGGTCGAGCTCATCGGTGAGGCTGGTGAGAAGCAGCTCGTGGCTGTCAAGCAGGAATCTGAGACTGGTTTGGCAAAGGCTCTCGAGAAGGCTACCGATGCGACCAAGGATGTGTTCGTTAATGGTATGCCTCCTCTGCCCAGTGGCCAGACCTTGGCAACTGGAAAGTGGGATGTACACAAGTATGAGGTGACAGAGACATCTTATGGTGAAGG ATACCCTTGCAGATcatttaaataa
- a CDS encoding related to UBP3-ubiquitin-specific proteinase has protein sequence MSNRHLPAGQNIQGGAHGADMVGGPGAPRRRQPPPYVPYQQHHQHMNAMYPNYMPYNQPYYGYQPHYQGQHYQNAQYPNAQYQGGQYQAGQYQNGQYPTAQYQNAGMHSPGYVPYQNFARSPPAMPQYIPMSGVSVPPSYTPRPAQQQSPALSNPYQPPAAAPIPPQTPTSTHSSQMIPPPTPPVPQETEPVPPAPAAPVEPVEPTRVPSPPPAPKEPFRAPLPWSSHPDFKFPARAAKSRRRRRQLNADSEALSLPVEQQQAATEHANAPEANATQHSDAVLTPASSAAPSETAEVKAADSPVSPVQQRSRTNTATSATSTATNRPAARSSTVPAPAIPSLPKASPKEAKPVRAEKPANGDVAPETAHETPTKAEALENGAPEKPAEPEPAAEPAPAVKVAPANWADLLRKPAAATASGRSNAVNGTASPSTPVNGHSTDGAVGATNGSASSFSKANASSVAEAIHSFQVGLADQVSFLEPRGLINTGNMCYMNSVLQVLMFCLPFYDFLSQISKRAVHSFKSDTPLIDAMIMFMHEFKTIKSAAGIESLRTSLKNEELERYGDPFTPEFVYEAIRQLPRFASMRRGHQQDAEEFLGFLLQSLDDECTSVLKNSALSDQERRASSSSGAGGEDWLEVGRKQKAAVSRSSGPSSFSPISRIFGGSLRSEFRVPGLKDSITTEPYQPLQLDIGSPDVRNVVDALRGLTRPERLQGDFNSPRGKDVTATKQVFIDTLPPVLILHLKRFQFDAEGNGTVKIWKKIGYPLELEIPREALSRQKRQTYGDDGMPKYRLISVVYHHGKNASGGHYTVDVRRQEGREWIRIDDTVIRRVRSEDVAEGGEEEEIKDNRKDGQSSGSAGNRFGAVLDEDAGDDDGWSKVTSPAGGAKKWSSVANGTSNGSTKAKQVKDNIKDNKVAYLLFYQRV, from the exons ATGAGTAACCGCCATCTGCCGGCTGGGCAGAATATACAGGGAGGAGCTCACGGCGCCGATATGGTCGGCGGTCCTGGAGCGCCTCGTAGGAGGCAGCCTCCTCCCTATGTTCCGTAccagcaacatcaccagCACATGAATGCTATGTATCCTAACTACATGCCCTACAACCAGCCGTACTACGGTTATCAGCCACACTACCAGGGTCAACACTACCAGAACGCACAGTATCCGAACGCGCAGTATCAAGGCGGACAGTATCAGGCTGGACAGTATCAGAATGGTCAATACCCAACTGCACAGTATCAAAATGCTGGAATGCATTCTCCTGGATATGTGCCTTACCAGAACTTCGCACGATCACCACCTGCCATGCCTCAGTACATCCCCATGTCTGGCGTGAGCGTTCCTCCGAGCTATACTCCTCGACCAGCTCAGCAACAGTCACCTGCTTTGTCGAATCCCTACCAACCTCCGGCTGCGGCTCCAATCCCGCCCCAAACCCCGACCTCCACCCACTCGTCACAGATGATTCCTCCCCCAACTCCCCCGGTCCCCCAGGAGACTGAGCCAGTTCCTCCCGCTCCTGCTGCGCCTGTCGAGCCTGTTGAGCCGACCAGGGTGCCTTCGCCACCTCCCGCTCCCAAGGAACCTTTCCGTGCACCT CTACCGTGGTCATCTCACCCCGATTTCAAGTTCCCTGCTAGGGCCGCAAAGTCGAGAAGACGGAGGAGGCAACTCAATGCTGACAGTGAAGCTTTATCTTTACCAGTTGAACAGCAACAAGCGGCCACAGAGCATGCCAATGCACCTGAAGCTAATGCCACTCAGCATTCGGACGCGGTTCTCACCCCCGCTTCCTCAGCTGCTCCCTCTGAGACAGCTGAAGTAAAGGCTGCCGATTCTCCCGTCTCTCCCGTCCAGCAACGATCTCGCACCAACACTGCCACCAGCGCTACCTCGACTGCGACGAACCGCCCTGCCGCTCGTTCCTCCACCGTCCCTGCCCCAGCTATTCCTTCTCTCCCCAAGGCGAGTCCCAAAGAGGCCAAGCCAGTGCGTGCTGAAAAGCCGGCAAACGGCGATGTAGCCCCTGAGACTGCTCATGAGACGCCAACGAAAGCTGAAGCCCTCGAGAACGGAGCCCCTGAGAAGCCTGCTGAACCCGAGCCCGCCGCCGAACCTGCCCCTGCAGTTAAAGTTGCCCCAGCAAACTGGGCCGACCTTTTGAGGaagcctgctgctgctactgcttCTGGAAGATCGAACGCGGTTAATGGTACTGCCTCTCCTAGTACTCCGGTCAACGGCCATAGTACTGATGGTGCTGTTGGAGCCACCAATGGCTCTGCCTCCAGCTTTTCTAAAGCCAACGCAAGCTCTGTTGCGGAGGCTATTCACTCGTTCCAAGTTGGTCTCGCCGACCAAGTTTCTTTTCTCGAGCCTCGCGGCCTGATCAACACTGGGAACATGTGTTATATGAACTCT GTATTGCAAGTTTTGATGTTTTGTCTTCCCTTCTATGATTTCCTCAGCCAGATCAGCAAGCGTGCTGTtcacagcttcaagagcGATACTCCTCTTATCGATGCCAT GATTATGTTTATGCATGAattcaagaccatcaagtcTGCTGCTGGCATTGAATCTTTGCGAACTTCTCTCAAGAATGAGGAATTGGAGCGCTATGGTGATCCTTTCACCCCTGAATTCGTTTACGAAGCTATCAGACAGCTTCCAAGATTCGCCAGTATGAGG CGAGGCCATCAGCAAGATGCTGAGGAATTCCTCGGCTTCCTGTTGCAGTCTCTTGATGACGAGTGTACTTCAGTCCTCAAGAACTCCGCATTATCTGATCAAGAACGCAGGGCCAGTTCTAGTTCaggtgctggtggtgaagaTTGGCTTGAAGTTGGCAGAAAGCAAAAGGCCGCCGTTTCTCGATCCTCAGGACCTAGCTCTTTCAGCCCCATCTCGAGAATTTTTGGTGGTTCATTAAGGTCAGAGTTCCGTGTACCAGGCTTGAAAGACTCTATCACCACTGAGCCTTATCAGCCCCTTCAGCTGGATATTGGATCTCCTGACGTGCGCAATGTTGTAGACGCTCTGCGGGGTCTTACTCGTCCGGAGCGTCTTCAGGGAGACTTCAACTCACCACGTGGCAAGGATGTCACGGCCACTAAGCAAGTTTTCATTGACACACTACCTCCCGTCCTCATACTGCATCTCAAGCGCTTCCAGTTTGATGCAGAAGGTAATGGGACCGTCAAAATTTGGAAGAAGATCGGTTACCCCTTGGAGCTTGAGATTCCTCGTGAAGCCTTGTCGCGGCAGAAACGCCAGACGTACGGTGACGACGGTATGCCCAAGTACAGGTTGATCAGCGTTGTATACCACCATGGAAAGAACGCCAGTGGTGGACATTATACTGTTGATGTTCGGCGTCAAGAAGGACGTGAGTGGATTCGCATCGACGACACCGTCATTCGCAGGGTCCGAAGTGAAGATGTTGCCGAGggcggcgaggaggaagagatcaaagacaaCCGCAAGGATGGTCAATCATCTGGTTCTGCTGGAAACCGATTCGGAGCGGTTCTCGACGAGGATGCCGGAGATGATGACGGCTGGAGCAAGGTCACAAGCCCTGCCGGAGGAGCGAAGAAATGGAGCAGTGTTGCCAACGGTACTAGTAACGGCAGTACCAAGGCTAAGCAGGTCAAGGACAACATCAAGGACAACAAGGTTGCCTACCTGCTCTTCTATCAGCGAGTGTAA
- a CDS encoding related to 3-oxoacyl-[acyl-carrier-protein] reductase: MALPLTGKLAIVTGASRGIGLSITKALAARGANLVLAYTSASSADSTAKLASELSSKHSIKVVPVQADLGTVSGPASLISQAADAFSPLRIDILVNNAGVAYNDKVPDIKAEDFTKSYNVNVLGPLLLVQAAHPYLPTDRSGRIINLSSVSASLGFVGQSVYGGTKAALEAMTRTWAREFSERATVNAINPGPVRSEMYSRNSDEFKRLIKPFIQNAPLMAARPGIDDPEVVEEAKTAGGRAGEADEIAGIVAMLASPESAWCTGQVICANGGMIFVSQLTYKSVSQDSTQRTHRDTMETRQTDSSDPFEDVLNLEERFYSEGYQQGIKDGVQAGRIEGRSFGMQKGFEKFLESGRLASKAIVWANRIPHQDGTSSGDTRTLPPLPKNARLEKNINTLYALVEPDTLSTENSDGAVQDFDDRVKRAQGKARIVEKMAGNGGREAAGASPTS; this comes from the exons ATGGCTCTTCCTCTTACTGGCAAACTTGCCATTGTCACTGGTGCCTCTCGAG GCATTGGTCTGTCCATTACCAAGGCCCTTGCTGCCCGAGGCGCAAACCTCGTCCTCGCCTACACATCCGCCAGTTCTGCTGATTCAACTGCTAAGCTTGCTTCTGAGCTGTCCTCCAAGCATTCTATCAAGGTCGTTCCCGTGCAAGCAGATCTCGGCACAGTGTCAGGCCCTGCCTCACTCATTTCTCAAGCCGCCGATGCATTCAGCCCACTGCGCATCGAcatcctcgtcaacaatGCGGGCGTTGCTTATAATGACAAGGTCCCTgacatcaaggctgaggactTCACAAAGAGCTACAACGTCAACGTGCTtggccctcttcttctcgtccagGCCGCACATCCCTATCTACCCACAGACCGCTCCGGCCgtatcatcaacctcagcagTGTGAGCGCAAGTCTTGGTTTTGTTGGCCAGAGTGTCTACGGCGGCACCAAGGCTGCTCTCGAGGCTATGACACGAACTTGGGCCCGTGAGTTCAGCGAGAGAGCTACCGTCAACGCCATCAACCCTGGCCCCGTCCGCTCCGAGATGTACTCTCGCAACTCGGACGAGTTCAAGCGTCTCATCAAGCCTTTCATCCAGAATGCGCCTCTCATGGCTGCTCGTCCTGGTATTGACGATCCCGAAGTCgtcgaggaggccaagactgCGGGTGGTCGAGCaggtgaagctgatgagattgCTGGCATCGTCGCTATGCTTGCTAGCCCTGAGAGTGCTTGGTGCACTGGTCAAGTCATTTGCGCCAATGGCGGTATGATTTTTG TCTCACAACTCACTTACAAATCAGTGAGTCAAGACTCAACCCAAAGAACACATAGAGATACCATGGAAACAAGACAAACAGACTCCTCTGATCCCTTCGAGGATGTCCTCAACCTCGAAGAGCGCTTTTACTCAGAAGGCTACCAACAAGGCATTAAAGACGGTGTTCAAGCGGGGCGAATTGAAGGACGATCTTTTGGTATGCAAAAGGGCTTTGAGAAGTTCCTCGAGAGTGGCCGTCTTGCCAGCAAAGCCATCGTATGGGCGAACCGAATACCACACCAGGACGGTACTTCTTCAGGAGATACTCGCACGTTGCCACCACTACCCAAGAACGCAAGACtggagaagaacatcaaTACTCTGTATGCTCTCGTAGAGCCAGATACACTTTCGACTGAGAACTCGGATGGTGCGGTTCAAGATTTTGATGATCGGGTGAAACGCGCACAAGGAAAGGCCAGGATTGTCGAAAAGATGGCGGGCAATGGTGGAAGAGAGGCAGCGGgagcatcaccaacatcctGA
- a CDS encoding probable ubiquinol--cytochrome-c reductase, protein MKYSLAPFILRRPWLARLFKPAATWYVNAAGYRQLGLKYDDLLEEENEVAQKALKRLSNVESYERIYRIRRAVQCSYQHKLLPKDQWITTATDKPYLQPLMEEVASEKAEKNELDSIAVVRKH, encoded by the exons ATGAAGTACTCGCTCGCCCCCTTCATCCTCCGCAGGCCGTGGCTCGCCCGCCTCTTCAAGCCCGCCGCTACCTGGTACGTCAACGCCGCCGGCTACCGCCAGCTGGGCCTCAA ATATGATGATCtcctcgaggaggagaacGAAGTTGCCCAGAAGGCCCTCAAGCGTCTCTCCAACGTGGAGTCTTACGAGCGCATCTACCGCATCCGACGTGCTGTTCAGTGCAGTTACCAGCACAAGCTCCTCCCCAAGGATCAGTGGATCACCACCGCTACG GACAAGCCTTACCTCCAGCCCCTGATGGAGGAGGTCGCCTctgagaaggccgagaagaacgaGCTCGACTCCATCGCCGTCGTCCGAAAGCACTAA
- a CDS encoding related to folate transporter/carrier (mitochondrial): protein MSSTDQVPPEAAQSPSSDYAASSYGYASSNAPMHSTTVTPLHRWALNASDTQFNAVAGAVGGFTSGVVTCPLDVIKTKLQAQGGYAALNKGRHVGHPKLYNGLVGSAKVIWREEGIRGLYRGLGPIVMGYLPTWAVWFTVYNKSKGYISQHSDNSHIVNFWSSIVAGASSTIVTNPIWVIKTRLMSQSNIRHNTQDHHSTYYPKAVGTPTARPTLHDWHYRSTLDAARKMYTSEGLISFYSGLTPALLGLTHVAVQFPTYEYLKTKFTGQGMGESNEGDDKTHVIGILGASILSKILASTATYPHEVIRTRLQTQRRPLAGEEFVQGMGVTSSGPRNRTPVEKPKYQGVVHTFRTILAEEGWRAFYAGLGTNMMRAVPAATVTMLTYEYVMRQLYHARAEARHLLLDPTAES from the exons ATGTCGTCAACTGATCAGGTCCCTCCCGAAGCTGCCCAGTCGCCGTCTTCAGACTATGCTGCATCATCTTACGGTTACGCATCCTCCAACGCTCCAATGCACTCCACGACAGTCACCCCCTTACACCGATGGGCACTCAACGCCTCAGATACCCAGTTCAACGCTGTCGCCGGCGCAGTGGGCGGTTTCACATCAGGTGTTGTGACATGTCCTCTCGAcgtcatcaagaccaaactCCAGGCACAGGGCGGCTACGCCGCCTTGAATAAGGGACGACATGTCGGCCACCCAAAGTTGTATAACGGTCTCGTTGGTTCAGCCAAGGTCATATGGAGAGAGGAAGGGATCAGAGGCCTCTACCGCGGTCTGGGACCTATTGTAATGGGTTATTTACCAACATGGGCTGTGTGGTTTACTGTTTATAACAAGAGTAAGGGGTATATATCACAACACTCTG ACAACAGTCACATAGTCAACTTTTGGTCGTCTATCGTAGCAGGTGCCAGCAGTACAATCGTCACCAACCCAATATGGGTCATCAAAACTCGGCTCATGTCACAGAGCAATATCCGCCACAACACACAAGACCACCACTCTACATACTACCCGAAAGCTGTGGGCACACCAACTGCCCGACCAACACTGCACGACTGGCATTACCGATCAACGCTAGATGCAGCTCGCAAGATGTACACTTCGGAAGGCCTCATTTCATTTTATTCAGGCTTAACACCAGCTCTCCTTGGCTTGACACATGTTGCTGTGCAGTTCCCGACCTACGAGTACTTGAAGACCAAGTTTACCGGCCAGGGAATGGGTGAATCGAATGAGGGGGATGATAAAACACATGTCATTGGAATATTGGGGGCCTCTATTCTATCCAAGATTCTCGCCAGTACTGCCACATACCCTCACGAAGTCATCCGAACCCGTCTTCAAACCCAACGGCGCCCACTTGCCGGCGAAGAGTTTGTTCAAGGGATGGGGGTGACAAGTTCAGGCCCCAGGAATAGGACTCCTGTGGAGAAGCCCAAGTATCAGGGCGTCGTCCACACCTTTCGAACCATTCTAGCTGAGGAAGGTTGGCGAGCGTTCTATGCTGGTCTTGGTACTAATATGATGCGAGCTgttccagcagcaacagtcaCGATGCTGACTTACGAATATGTCATGAGGCAATTATACCATGCCAGGGCTGAGGCACGCCATTTATTGCTCGACCCTACGGCGGAGTCATAA